The sequence GGCGAGGTGCGCGCGCGGCACGCCAGGAAATTCTCGCCTGGAGGTGAAGTCGAACCCTGAGCGGCCAGTCGTCGATGTCCGAGCGTCACGCCGCGCTACCCGGCGCCAAGGGTCGGTGCTGTAGCAGCCGTTTCGTCAGGATTTGCGGGCGCCTCCAGCGGCCAGGCTATTTTTCGCGAGCGATGTGCCAGCAAGCCAACAAGCTGGCAAACTGCTTGTTTCGGACGCTCGAGAAACAGTTGTCGGAGGTCTTGCATGACCGAGCTGAAACGGATTCTGCACGTCGAGGACGACCCGTCCATCCAGGCCGTCGTCAAGGTCGCACTGGAGGCCATCGGCGGTTATCAAGTGCTGTCCTGCTCCTCCGGGCGGCAGGCGCTGGAAGAGGTCGAGCGGTTCGTGCCGCACTTCATTCTGCTCGATGTGATGATGCCCGGCATGGGCGGCACCGAGACCCTCACCAGGCTCGGCGAGCGGGTTGATCTGGCCCAGGTGCCGGTGGTTTTCATGACCGCCAAGGTCCAGCCGGGCGAGATAGAGCATCTACGCAAACTCGGTGCACGCGACGTGATCGTCAAGCCTTTCGATCCGATGCGCCTGGCCAGCCAGAT is a genomic window of Stutzerimonas stutzeri containing:
- a CDS encoding response regulator, whose product is MTELKRILHVEDDPSIQAVVKVALEAIGGYQVLSCSSGRQALEEVERFVPHFILLDVMMPGMGGTETLTRLGERVDLAQVPVVFMTAKVQPGEIEHLRKLGARDVIVKPFDPMRLASQIQAIWDAGGA